A genomic stretch from Mya arenaria isolate MELC-2E11 chromosome 10, ASM2691426v1 includes:
- the LOC128204940 gene encoding cannabinoid receptor 1-like, which translates to MALKACVLKELFTDGKQVAGFLAIFYVVPQLLTDIFYTVAVVRLRLELRRVSSLESESNTVSGTNPRPTNASSASVKRQTRTQRQVQGTIGLIMMLFNLFTVPMAVVMIMENSGERERNMRYIVSVLFVLNSAINPLVYALKIGWLRQSIRDVFVECMKVCCLCFTQSSDSGNNSNNGH; encoded by the coding sequence ATGGCCTTAAAGGCATGCGTGCTTAAAGAACTTTTTACAGATGGCAAACAAGTGGCAGGGTTTCTGGCTATATTTTACGTGGTACCACAACTTCTAACAGACATTTTCTACACGGTGGCTGTTGTCCGACTAAGATTGGAGTTGCGCCGCGTGTCATCTTTGGAATCTGAATCAAACACAGTATCTGGCACCAATCCGAGGCCGACCAATGCGTCATCCGCTAGCGTTAAACGCCAAACCAGGACACAGCGGCAAGTTCAAGGTACTATTGGACTTATCATGATGCTTTTTAACCTGTTCACTGTACCGATGGCGGTGGTCATGATTATGGAGAATTCAGGGGAAAGGGAACGGAACATGAGATATATTGTGAGCGTGTTGTTTGTTCTCAATTCGGCCATCAACCCTTTAGTGTATGCCTTAAAGATTGGATGGCTGCGACAGTCTATTCGAGATGTGTTTGTTGAGTGTATGAAAGTTTGCTGCCTATGCTTCACTCAATCAAGTGACAGTGGGAATAACAGCAACAACGGACACTAA
- the LOC128204937 gene encoding uncharacterized protein LOC128204937: MDASVYVILCCLVLGGDASGSCGALTIMKPTFVNRNVTLKFIPRNQRITNIVWKYTPGWNETNKHAVEGLKGRFPQAVQDGSHYHTMLFFADKSYNNSKFHVQCREKKDVTRSNTVKIHLHEIMNKCGNLMLISPQIKYG; the protein is encoded by the exons ATGGATGCCAGTGTTTACGTTATTTTATGTTGTCTTG TGCTTGGTGGAGATGCGTCTGGCTCGTGTGGGGCATTGACAATTATGAAGCCTACATTTGTGAATAGAAACGTCACTTTAAAATTCATCCCTCGCAACCAACGGATCACAAACATTGTCTGGAAGTATACTCCGGGGTggaatgaaacaaataaacacgCAGTAGAAGGGCTGAAGGGACGTTTTCCACAAGCTGTTCAAGATGGGTCACACTATCATACTATGTTGTTCTTTGCGGATAAATCTtacaataattcaaaatttcatgTTCAATGTAGAGAAAAAAAAGATGTCACAAGATCAAACACAGTAAAGATACACTTACATG AAATCATGAACAAATGTGGCAATCTGATGCTCATATCCCCGCAAATAAAATATGGCTAA
- the LOC128206621 gene encoding uncharacterized protein LOC128206621 → MVIGSVIIVYCTRRKVSLSNVCCSCGSRNKNSNLRAKEVDMYLTCVHHSRPATDGSHYQSVTDILEAETQTNEGNTGEPLTVPYESPNTATIE, encoded by the exons ATGGTTATTGGATctgttattattgtatattgCACTCGACGAAAGGTTTCTCTAAGCAACGTGTGTTGCTCATGTGGTTCACGTAATAAAA ATTCCAATTTGAGAGCAAAAGAAGTAGACAT GTACTTGACCTGCGTGCATCATTCAAGGCCAGCTACAGACGGAAGCCACTATCAGAGCGTTACGGATATATTGG AAGCGGAAACTCAAACGAATGAAGGAAATACTGGCGAACCGCTCACAGTGCCCTACGAATCGCCCAATAC GGCAACAATTGAATAA
- the LOC128204938 gene encoding uncharacterized protein LOC128204938, with protein sequence MLKWFGQPLHLQEGIFEGKKISAYLYSLTIYNFTENKAGHYALQCNRPKGFITNWLNINVTEKDSDHILNITEYIHDENRQIRTSFRQELTPISGDNSKRSFKVPFEPILIGTGTFVALCLFVASARTLVRWHKGRNRTRDPDNTEVTSSPIEASPSLESNVHVDMPETSMHMNASHDFEVDYVELNTQNDSMIVRKPTTANKSKHAESSLMYVDLDIDHLQQACAGPIPGPRPTRGKEATVYDDIDFSNTKPHLVI encoded by the exons ATGTTGAAATGGTTTGGACAGCCTTTGCATCTTCAAGAGGGCATTTTTGAAGGGAAAAAAATATCTGCTTATTTGTACAGTCTAACAATATACAATTTTACGGAGAACAAAGCTGGACATTACGCTTTACAATGTAATAGACCAAAAGGGTTTATCACAAACTggttaaacataaatgttacgG AGAAAGATTCGGACcatattttgaacataacaGAATACATCCACGATGAAAATCGACAAATACGAACTTCATTCCGCCAAGAACTAACGCCCATTTCAG GCGACAACAGTAAACGGTCGTTCAAAGTTCCGTTTGAGCCAATATTGATAGGAACAGGAACGTTTGTTGCTCTCTGTTTATTCGTTGCTTCAGCAA GAACACTTGTACGGTGGCATAAAGGTAGAAACAGAACCAG GGATCCGGACAATACAGAAG tcaCATCATCACCGATCGAAGCTTCTCCCTCTCTTGAATCTAATGTGCATGTGGACATGCCTGAGACATCAATGCATATGAATGCCTCTCACGATTTCGAAGTCGATTATGTCGAATTGAATACACAGAATGACTCCATGATTGTCAGGAAGCCAACCACAGCTAATAAG TCAAAGCATGCGGAGAGCAGTCTGATGTACGTGGATCTGGACATTGACCATCTTCAGCAAGCCTGTGCTGGTCCGATACCTGGTCCACGACCAACCAGAGGAAAAGAAGCAACGGTGTATGACGATATTGACTTTTCTAACACAAAACCTCATTTAGTAATATAG